The following proteins are encoded in a genomic region of Tepidimicrobium xylanilyticum:
- a CDS encoding DUF2634 domain-containing protein, protein MIPKIENIPIGEELEVVEEPTYTWKIDFENKRIVGYTDGLEAMKQAIYLILNTERYRYLIYDWNHGVELADLFGKDKAYAYSELKRRIREALIADDRITDVSDFEFESIDRNTILATFTVHTVFGDIKASREVEI, encoded by the coding sequence ATGATACCTAAAATTGAAAACATACCGATTGGCGAGGAATTGGAAGTAGTAGAAGAACCTACTTATACTTGGAAAATAGATTTTGAAAACAAACGAATAGTAGGCTATACAGATGGATTAGAAGCAATGAAACAAGCTATATATCTAATATTAAATACTGAAAGATATAGGTATTTGATCTATGATTGGAATCATGGAGTAGAATTAGCTGACTTATTTGGTAAAGATAAGGCCTATGCTTATTCAGAGTTAAAAAGAAGAATCAGAGAAGCCTTGATAGCTGATGATAGAATCACTGATGTATCCGATTTTGAATTTGAATCTATAGACAGAAACACTATATTAGCAACATTCACAGTACACACAGTATTTGGAGATATAAAAGCCTCTAGGGAGGTGGAAATATAA
- a CDS encoding DUF2577 domain-containing protein, which translates to MIQIIKQAAIEAVENSSPMSIAYGTVTKINPLEINVEQRMNIKGNMILLTSNVIDSEVEVEINDMTEEALTSPYNHKHEYKGTKKHIHKKGLKVGEKVLLIRVQGGQKYIVLDRLVSA; encoded by the coding sequence ATGATACAAATTATAAAACAAGCTGCTATAGAGGCCGTAGAAAATAGTTCGCCAATGAGTATAGCTTATGGTACTGTTACGAAAATAAACCCTTTAGAAATCAATGTAGAACAGCGTATGAATATAAAAGGGAATATGATACTCCTTACTTCTAATGTTATTGATAGTGAAGTAGAGGTTGAGATTAATGACATGACAGAAGAAGCTCTTACTAGCCCTTATAACCATAAACACGAGTACAAAGGCACAAAGAAACATATTCATAAGAAAGGATTAAAGGTAGGGGAGAAAGTCTTACTGATACGAGTACAAGGAGGACAAAAATACATTGTCCTAGATAGGTTGGTGAGTGCATGA